The sequence below is a genomic window from Thalassomonas haliotis.
TACAGGATGTAATATCCGGACAACTCAACTCCATCGACGGTAGTGACCCTGAGAACCTACCAACAGAGGAAGAAGCAGATACCTTCACTGCAGGTTTTGTCTGGAGTTCAGATTTTCTTGATGACTTCACCCTGACAGTGGATTATTACGATATTGATATCGATGATGTTATCACTGAGTTTACCGCCCAGGAAGTCCTGGACGCCTGTTATGTCAATGGCTTAGCCAGTGAATGTGCGAAAATCAACCGTATCGGTGGCGATTTGACGGTAGCTGGTTCAGGGGTAGAGCTGTTCACTACCAACCTGAAAAACCAGCAGGTTGAAGGTTTGGAAATCAGCGTGAACTTTAACGTCAAACTCGGCGATATGGGAGATTTAGCCCTTAGCGCTAATATCAATAAATACCTGACCCATGAGAAGCAGTCCTCCGATGTTCATCCGGTTATCGATTGTAACGGCTATTTTGGTACCTCCTGTGATCCAGTATCTGAACTACGCTGGATACAAAGAACAACTTGGAGTTATGAAGACTTTACTGTTTCTTTAATGTGGCGTCATATGAGTAGTATTGAAGTAGAGCCTTTCCAATATGCGGCGGCAACAGACCCTATTACTGGTCCAGGTTATTTTGATGCCTTCAGGAAAATTGACAGCTATGACTATGTCGACCTGTTCGCCAGTTATCACTACGGTGACCACATGAAGTTCACCTTCGGCGTCGATAACCTGTTCGAGGAAGATCCACCGGTAGTTGGCGGCGAGGCGGGTAGCACCCAGTATAACTCGGGTAATACCTTCCCCAGCAACTATGATGTGTTAGGCCGTCTCTACAAAGTGGGGGTTAAGTTTGAGTTTTAACTAAGCACCTCTTTAGCCTCGCATAATAAAACAGGGCCAATTGGCCCTGTTTTCATGTATTTAATGAGACTTAAGTTAACTGCGATTAACTTCTAATATACGCGTCAAGCCATAAGGTTAACTTAAAGCATCTAATAATCTCTGATTGAAGTTCACAAACTGCTCACTACTGTTGTTTAGCGCATCATCAGCACCAGTTAATAGCTGTTCGGCAACACCACTCATGAGTTCTTTCAGATTATTTCCTTCAAACAAGTTATCCGCAAGGCTGGCGGCACTCTCTAAATCTTTTAAATAAGGGGAAAGCGTGGCAAAAGGCGACTCATGCTGCTGGGGCACCCGGCCATAGTGCTCGGTAACGGCGACTTGTTTGACTTCCTGGAAGTCCAAAGACACCTGGGCAACCTGTTGATCGTCAAAACCAAGTTCATTGGCCTGTTGCCAGGCTTTTTCTATATCGCCGCTGAAAAAGTTGTCGGCAAGTTTGCCGATATCCTGCACTAGAGAGCTGATTGCTTCAAGCTCTTCATCATCGAGCTCACCTTCAATCTGTAAACTGAACGACTGGCTTTGGCTAAAACTGATCTCCCGGCTGAACATACCTTGTTGCTGCATGCTCTGCTGATCTAAGGTCATCAGGCTGCCAAAATGAATATTGATTTTATCTCCGTCCCGGGTCCGGATATTAATCGTACCCTGCTCCTGCTCCAGCATATTGAGCTGCTGACTACGCAGGCCACTGGCTGCTAAAGCGCCATTATCCGGATTAACGGCATTCCCGGCACCAACATTTTCACTGCCAAAGAGCTCTTCTTCAAAGTCATCAAGATCGCTTTGCAGCAAATCGTAACTCTTGTTAATGCCTTGCTCCAATTCCTCAGTCATTAAGCCCAAACCATCCAATTCCTCCCGGGCCATACCAAAACCCTGCTCAATGCCCGAGCGGGCCTGGCTGAGCATATCGGCCAGTTTGTCGTCGTTAGCGCCATCGGCTTTTGCCAACATAATGCCGCTGGAAACAAATTCCATGACATTTTCCGCCACAGCTTCAAAGTCAAAAGAAAAAGGTTCGACCTCCATCTTATCTAACTGACGGGTTTGTTTTTCTGTTAACTGGACACTTTGACGGCTTTCAAAGGTAAAATTAAAAGAATCCCCGAGAGTAACATTACTTTTTAATGCCGACATCAGGGACTGTACCCCCAGCCGCAATTTATGCTGAGACGATACCCCGGCGCTTACTTCATCTTGCCTGGCTGACAACTTATCGGCTTTATGCTCGCCATCCCCTGCCACCTGAGCTTTGCCCTGACCTTTATTCAAAGGGCGGTTTACTGGCTGATCTATTGGGTTAATGTTCATGTGAATAACCTGTGGTACTTTGGCCTTAGTAATACTGTATCGGCCCCCAAAAACATAACTTAAGGGGAATTTGCCGTTTTTTTAATCTCAAAAGTATACACAAGAAACTCGCTGAAACAGAATGATTTTATTGGCAATTAACAGGGAAAAAGGCCATCTTAACTCAATTTAATGCCTACCAGAGCCGGGGCCGGGATAAAATGGCACTCGATGCATCCACCCGTCCCTATAAATTAAACACTGAATTTTCGCTTGCTGATATACAGGCTCCCCCCTTGCTCAGAGGTGTGTTCGGCTTTAAACAACTTTTCGGTAGCGATAAACTCAGCCGGTCTTTCACCACAGAAGGGCAAAGCCTGAATGACTTTATCAACCAGCTTAATGGTACAATCAGCACAGCATTAAGCGATAACGCCATAACAGGAGTGAATCTCGGGGCGCTGGCCCGCAGGGCTAAAAACCTGCTTACCGGTAATTTTGAAAAATAAGCCTGATAAAGACTTCAGCCAGTCAGAAAAACAGATTTTTCCGCCCTGAGCACCAATGTTCAATTTGCCCAAGACATAAGCACCACGAACCGTTAACCCTGGTAAACTCTTTCCTCAGGGTTAACGGCCAGGGAAAAGTAAACCTGCCCGAAAGCCATTTAGACTAGCGCATTAAAACCCGTTTGGTCAATTCAGCCCAGGGCCAGGCAAGCATAGAAAAAAGTTCAGGATTAACCCTGCCGGTCAAAACCAAAGGCCCTTTTCAGCAAATGAAAATCAAGGCAGATTTAAAAAATGAAGCCAGTGAGCAATTAAAACAAAAAGCAAAAGATAAAATTACAGACAAATTAAAAGATTTTTTTGGAAATTAAGCTATCTTTGACTCATAGTTAACGCACAAGCAACTGAAAATATAAATAAAAAGTTAACTCATGAAAAACTTAACCAGGAAAACAATCTCTCATCTCTTGTGGTCCTCAATCGCTGTTTTATGCGGTTTTGCTTTACTGCTGAACTCACCGGCAAGCCTGGCGGAAACCCCGGATGCTAAAGCTCTGGTGGGCAATGCTTATTTCGGCGTTGATACCCTGTATATCGCCACCGATAATGACAGAACCGTGGAAAACCCCACCAATACCAGTATCGATCACGGTTATGGCGGTGGGCTGCACTTTGGCTACCGGGTCAATCCGACTTTTGAAATCAGGGGCTTTTGGAGTAACCTTAACCTGGAAGTAGAGAATAACGGCAAAAGTCCAAATGGCCGGATGTTTGGTATCGATGGCCTGATATTTCCCGACGCCAAAAATGTTTACTTTATTACCGGTATCAATATGATGGACCTACAAGCACAAGACGTTGCCATCAACCTCGGCGCCGGATACCGGCATTATTTTCAGGATCGTTTTGCCCTGCAAGCCGAAACCAAGGCATATTTTACCCCGGAAGAAAACCACACCGACTTTTCCCTGGGCTTAAGCCTGGTCTATTTCTTTGATACCAACAAACCTAAGATAAGCAAACCCGCCGACAGTGACCGGGACGGCATCGCCGATAACCGAGACCTGTGCCCGGCAAGCCCACAAGGCGCGAGAGTCGATAACACCGGCTGCCCGGACAGTGATAATGACGGCATAGGTGATAACAAAGACCTTTGTCCTGATTCACCAGCCAACAGCAAGGTTAACAACAAAGGCTGCGGCGATAACGACGGCGACGGAGTTGCCAACAATCTGGATAATTGCCCGACCACGCCTCAAGGCGAAAAAGTCAACAACAAAGGTTGCCCCCTTTACCGGGATGAAACAGTTACCATAGAATTGCTGGTGCAGTTTGATAACAATAAGGCCGAGGTCAAGGCCCGTTATTTAAGCGAAATAGAAAAAGTGGCCCGCTTTATGAGAAAATATCCCGCTACCCAAGTGGAGTTGGCCGGACATACCTCAGCCCTGGGGGATGAAAAATATAACCAGAGCTTATCCGAAAAGCGCGCCCGTGCGGTAGCAAAAATTCTCAGCGAAGAATTTAACATCAGCCCGGACCGCGTTAGTGCCAAAGGCTACGGCGAGAGCCAACTGAAAAATACCGGCAATAGCCCGGATGCCCATGCACAAAACCGCCGTATGGAGGCCGTGATCACCACCGAAGTCAAGCGTTCGAGAAAATAACAATCGCTTCAACAGCTTAAAAACGGATTAAGTCGGCACTCTGCCGGCTTTTTTTATGGTAACTCGTGAATAATTTGCTATTCTATTAATCATATCAATAACATGAGTAGTTTATATGAAGCCTGGTTTCCGGATTAACAAAAAAAATATTCTTGTGCTAATGTCACTCTTGTTGACATTAGTCATACCGGCACAAGCAGAGGAAGACTGGTGGAATAACGCCAAAAAACTCATTAGCGGTATTAAAGACAAAACCGTTGGCGCCAATCTCAGCGATGAACAGATCTCACAGGGGTTAAAGCAGGCGCTAAGCGTAGGTACAGATACTGTAGTGCGGGAATTACAGCAACCGGGCGCATTTAGTAATAACCCCGAGCGTCACATCAGCTTACCTTCGTCACTGAAAACCGTCACCAGCGCTTTAAATAAGGTCGGTATGAGCTCCCTGCCCAAAGAACTGGAGGCTCGCCTTAACCAGGCGGCAGAGCAGGCAATACCAGGAGCAGGACCCATATTAAAAAATGCCATTGCCGAACTCAAACTCGAAGATATCAAAAAGCTCTATCGCGGCGGCAGTGATTCCGCCACCCGGTATCTCGAACAAGCCATGTCTGTGCCCATCAGTACCGCCATGATCCCGGTGATCAAACAAAGTTTATCCGGTGTCGGGGCTTTTGAACTTTATGAAAACATCATGAACAAATACCGAAACCTGCCTTTCGTCCCTGAACTCAATGACGCCGACGCCAACATGATACTTTCCCTGGTACAGCAAAAGGCTATCGGCAGTATTTTTGATAACCTGGCAGCGGAAGAAATTGCCATACGTACCGACCCTAAAAAACAAAGCACCGAATTATTAAAACAGCTGTTTTCTAAAAGCTGATCAATCATTTGCGCGCCGAAACAGCGGCGCGCTTTACCAGTCCCCTGCTCCCTCTCTCTTTCCTGCTACCTAAGCTAATGGCTTAATATGCTTCTTTTATAGACG
It includes:
- a CDS encoding AsmA family protein; amino-acid sequence: MALDASTRPYKLNTEFSLADIQAPPLLRGVFGFKQLFGSDKLSRSFTTEGQSLNDFINQLNGTISTALSDNAITGVNLGALARRAKNLLTGNFEK
- a CDS encoding DUF5610 domain-containing protein, whose translation is MNINPIDQPVNRPLNKGQGKAQVAGDGEHKADKLSARQDEVSAGVSSQHKLRLGVQSLMSALKSNVTLGDSFNFTFESRQSVQLTEKQTRQLDKMEVEPFSFDFEAVAENVMEFVSSGIMLAKADGANDDKLADMLSQARSGIEQGFGMAREELDGLGLMTEELEQGINKSYDLLQSDLDDFEEELFGSENVGAGNAVNPDNGALAASGLRSQQLNMLEQEQGTINIRTRDGDKINIHFGSLMTLDQQSMQQQGMFSREISFSQSQSFSLQIEGELDDEELEAISSLVQDIGKLADNFFSGDIEKAWQQANELGFDDQQVAQVSLDFQEVKQVAVTEHYGRVPQQHESPFATLSPYLKDLESAASLADNLFEGNNLKELMSGVAEQLLTGADDALNNSSEQFVNFNQRLLDALS
- a CDS encoding DUF4197 domain-containing protein, which translates into the protein MTLVIPAQAEEDWWNNAKKLISGIKDKTVGANLSDEQISQGLKQALSVGTDTVVRELQQPGAFSNNPERHISLPSSLKTVTSALNKVGMSSLPKELEARLNQAAEQAIPGAGPILKNAIAELKLEDIKKLYRGGSDSATRYLEQAMSVPISTAMIPVIKQSLSGVGAFELYENIMNKYRNLPFVPELNDADANMILSLVQQKAIGSIFDNLAAEEIAIRTDPKKQSTELLKQLFSKS
- a CDS encoding OmpA family protein, which codes for MKNLTRKTISHLLWSSIAVLCGFALLLNSPASLAETPDAKALVGNAYFGVDTLYIATDNDRTVENPTNTSIDHGYGGGLHFGYRVNPTFEIRGFWSNLNLEVENNGKSPNGRMFGIDGLIFPDAKNVYFITGINMMDLQAQDVAINLGAGYRHYFQDRFALQAETKAYFTPEENHTDFSLGLSLVYFFDTNKPKISKPADSDRDGIADNRDLCPASPQGARVDNTGCPDSDNDGIGDNKDLCPDSPANSKVNNKGCGDNDGDGVANNLDNCPTTPQGEKVNNKGCPLYRDETVTIELLVQFDNNKAEVKARYLSEIEKVARFMRKYPATQVELAGHTSALGDEKYNQSLSEKRARAVAKILSEEFNISPDRVSAKGYGESQLKNTGNSPDAHAQNRRMEAVITTEVKRSRK